The DNA region ATCGGCCACAATCAACGCCAGGGTCGCGGTGAACGGTTCTCCCAACCAATTGATGCCATCCTTAATCAGCCCCAGCCGCAGCAAAATGTCATTGGCAATCCCGAACTGGTCATTGAAAATCCACGTCCATCCCAGGGCAATTAGAGCCGTAGGTAAGGCCCAGGGGAGCAGGGCGATCGTGCGTACCACATCCCGTCCCCGAAAGGCCCGATCCAGCACCAGAGCGATCGCCATGCCCAGGATCAATTCCACCAGTACCGAAATGACCGTAAACCGAAAGGTAATGCCAAAGGTTTGCCAGAAATGAGCATCGCCCAGGATGCGGATGTAGTTATCCAGTCCCACAAAAATCGGCTGTAACTCGGTTCCCAAATTCTGAGCAAAGAATCCCAGCCAGATGGAACGACCAATAGGATAGGCAAATACCAGCAGCAGGACAATTACCGCTGGTAAGAGCAAATAAAGGCCCGTGCGTTGTTCTTGCGATCGGAGGGAGTTTGTCATGGTCATCCGTCATGGGTCATTGATCCGCATTATATGATTACTTTCTATAAGTTATTTTTATAACGTTATTACGGATCCTTCAAGGAAATACCTGTAAAAAGAGATTATTCACATGGAAACTAGATCGGCCATCTGATGCTTCCTGGGTAAAAGCTTCCCTGAAGCCCTATTCCAGCATTAAGGGGGCTGCTTCAAGTCGTTGGTTCCTGTGCTGCTGGGTGCTCAGCGGCATTTTTTCGCGCGAGAAATCTGAGGTCCATCAAACAGCTTTATGGAGATAGGAAATGAGACAACAGAGTTGGCGAAGCACCCATAAAGAGAGTAGCAAATTACTTAAATTTTTAATCAGAATAATGATGCCAGCGGTGCTGGTATTCTGCACTGTATTGATCGCTCAATATGTTCTGGCTGGAGATCCGGGAGGCAACAAAACGGGCACTGCGGCTGATGTGCAAAATGCAGAAGGGAATAGTATTGTGATCGAGCAGCCGGTTATCAGAAGGCTCCAGATTATGCCGATCGCTTGAGAGACTACGAGGCCTATAAGGTACAAGCAGCAAAGGAACCATTCGCTGTTCAGTTAGCCGATGGTGTGGGGCAAAACCGAATCGCCATTAATCTGATATGGACACTGATTACAGGCTTTCTGGTGATGTTTATGCAGGCGGGATTTGCCTTAATGGAAACAGGCTTTACCCGTGCGAAAAACGCCTCCCACACTATGATGATGAATTTTTTGATCTACGTGGTTGGCGTAACAGGCTTTTGGATAGCCGGATTTGCCCTGATGTACGGAGCCATACCTCAAGCTTCTTTAGGAGGTTCAGTTCCTGGCCCAGATAATTGGGTGCATTACGTTGGTGATTTGGGCTTTTGGTCTGTCCTATCTGTTCTTTAAGGGGCTGAACAGGCTCACCCCTATGCGTGTTCCACCAGCAGTAGAACTGGAGGGACTGGATATTCCAATCACAGAGCACGTTGCATCCGCGCCTGAAGCTCATCAACGAATTTCAACGGAGAAACCCTTTGAAGGAGTGTAAACATTCATCGCCTAACCTCCACTGCCTTTTGCTTTGTAGCCTTGCTGAATTAAGTATTGAATAATTTTCTGTTTATGGTCGCCTTGAATTTCAATTTCATTGTCTTTAATTGTGCCACCTGCGCCACATTGCGTTTTCAGTTTTTTCAATAAATCAGCTAATTTGTCAGGGCTGCATTGAAAACCACGCAGAATCGTTACTGTTTTGCCTTTGCGGCCCTTACTGGAAGCCTCAACCCGAATGTTTTGCTGATTGGGTGGCAGATCAGGAGTTCCTCGTTCTAAAGCATCTGCATTATCAGAACTACCAAATTCCCGATAAACGACGCGCTCAGTGGCTTTAGCAGATTTGTCTTTTGAGGAAGCCATAATACTTGGAGATATCAAAGCCCTTTAATTGTCCCATTATAGTCCTACGAAGTAGGGGTAGGACGCTATTCTAGACATAGACATAGGGTCAGAAGTAATACCATGCCATCTTCCTACAGGTACGACGAGAGCATGTCACCTTTGCAGGCCTCATCCCCCAACCCCTTCTCCCAACCTGGGAGAAGGGAAAATGATTGACATAGAATGTCAAAAGGCAGATGGTGAACCAGTCAAAGTCAGGATGCAGTCTGCAACTGTAGAAGAAGTTCAAACTGTCTTGCGTGAACTTGCTATCTGTTATTCAACCTGATACGAAATCCGAATGGTAAAGTATCACTATTTCAGACATTCTTCCACCAGTGGAAGAGGATGTGCTGCCTTATGACCTCAGGCATCGCTGAGAGAGTGACACACCGGATCGCTAAGGGTTCCTCCAACTCCTCTAAGTGTCTCAAACTTCCGGTTGACTAAAGGTTCATCGCTCAATTGCCATAAGCGATGCTCATCAAATGCCCAGACTTCGATGTCGGCCTCTGGGTACTGCTTTTTCAGTTGCTCAACCCGCCGTGGCAAGTTTTTTAAAAGCTGCCTGAGCCGCTCTGTCTGCCTGAGCATGATGGGGACGGGGACGTTGTCCACTGTAGCCGAGTCGCTTCACTGCGTTGGTCATGAGTTTTAAGCTCATCACTGGTGAAATGATTTGCCAGTGAAATTGTGCGTGCCATTTTTTTATCTTATAGTGCTACTCTGCAGCCGGATTCCGTATGACCCATCTGCCAACTCTTTAAACCTCCTTTCCTGCGGTCGTCTATCATAGGCTGTACCCAGTTTCGTCCTGGTTATGACCTACTGCCTGAACCCTGATTGTCCCAAGCCCCGCAATCCTCAGACTGCTAAGGTCTGCCGTAGCTGTGGAGCCAAACTGCATCTGAAAGATCGCTACCGGGCGATCGCCGCGATCGGACAGGGAGGCTTTGGCAGAACATTTCTGGCGATCGATGAAGATAAGCCATCCAGACCACGGTGCGTGATCAAGCAATTTCTGCCGATCGCTCAAGATCCCCGCAGCCTCAAGAAAGCGGCTAATCTATTTGCTCAGGAAGCCGTCAGATTGGAGGAGTTGGGGCATCATCCCCAGATTCCTGAATTGCTGGCCTATTTTAACCAGGAAGGACAGCAGTATCTGATCCAGGAATTTATTGACGGCAGAAACTTGGCCGATCGAGTAGTGGAACAGGGGCCATTCTCTGAAGCTCAGGTGCGGCAAGTTCTCACCAGTTTGTTACCCGTTCTAGACTTTGTTCATTCCCATAAGGTGATACATCGGGATATTAAACCCGGTAATCTGATCAGTCCTACAGGTCTGGCGGGGAGACGAAGCTTTCCCCAACCCGGCCAACCCGACTGGACAGGACTACAACAGGCACTGGCAACGGAAATAGCTCAAGGCTTCCGCAATTTTTCCACTTCCACCTACCGCTTTAGTGAAGTCATCAGCCTCAGTCTGGCTTATCCTCCCAGGGATTTAACGATCGCCCTCTATCAGCGAACTCAGCAACTGGCGATGCAATTTGCCCGCTATGCCAGCTTGCCTCCCCTACAGCGGCAATATCTGGTCACAGAAGCGACCCGTCTGCTGGCGGAAATTCGACAACTGTATGGGACGAATTCTGCACAAACGTCTCTGGGGCGATTAGTGCTGGTTGATTTTGGAGCGGCGAAATCGGTTAAAGGGCTGGAATTTTTGCAAACGGGCACTAAGATCGGTAGCCCGGAGTATGCGGCCCCAGAACAAGCTAGGGGAAAGGCCGTGTTTTCCAGTGATCTGTATGGTCTGGGAGTGACTTGCATTCACCTGTTAACGCAGCGATCGCCCTATGATTTGTTCGATAGTCATCACAATTCCTGGGTCTGGCGCAATTATTTACCCACTCCGATCAGTGATTCGCTAGGGCACATTCTAGATCGCCTCCTGGAAGCGGCTATTCCCCGACGCTATCAATCGGCTGCCGAAGTGTTACAAGATCTGGAGGCAACGGCGATCGCATCTCCTGCCGCCGCCGTTGCCGTTTCCCCGTTGAATCTGCAAGCAGCCTCTCCAGTTCCTCCGATTTCCTTGCAGGCTGCCGTTCCTCAACCCCTGGTGGCCCATCGTCAGCGGAATGGCTCTCTGGAAGCATTTCCTCAACCCTCCTTCCAGATTGCTCCCCGCCCCCGTTTGCCTTTTCCAGAAGACGTAGAGCCGATCGCCCCATCCATAACCGAGGAAAGCCCACTACCAGAACCGCTATTGCGATCCGGTTGGCAGTGCCTTCATAGCGTTGAAAGTCCGGGTCGGGTGTATGCGATCGCGACCAGTTCTACCGATCCCTTATTAGTTAGCAGTAGTGGCAATGCTTTGAAACTGTGGGATAGGGAAACCCTGCAACCACTGCGCACCCTAACGGGGCATCTCGATATTATTCCAGCCTTAGTGGTCAGTGCCGATGGCAAACTCCTGGTTAGTGGCAGTGCTGACAAAACGATTAGCCTTTGGGAGCTACCGTTGGGCAGACGACTTTCAACGTTAGCGGTTCATGCCGATACGGTGCTAGCCCTGGCCATTTCTGCTAATGGACAACTCCTGGCCAGTAGCAGTTTTTATGACCCTATCACGATTTGGGATTTGCACAACAGACAGAAGCGACATGGCTTGCTAGGGCATTCTGCCCGGATTGATGCGCTGGCCTTCAGCCCAAATGGAGAAATTCTGGCCAGTGGCAGCGGCGATCGCACGATCAAACTGTGGAATGTGGATACGGGCGAGGAGATTCGTACCCTGGAAGGTCACACGAACCAGATTACGGATCTGGCCTTCAGTCCGGATGGGAACACGTTAGTCAGTAGCAGTTGGGATGGCACCGTGAGATTCTGGAACCTGAAAACCCGCCGACCGGGACGGATTCTGGATCTGGAGTCTGGGCGAGTGAACGCGATCGCTTTCAGTTCTGATGGCAAAAAGTTAGCGATCGCCAGCAATACCTTACAGGTTTGGACGCTACCCGGTAAAAAGGTTATTGTGTTCTCCAAACCGACCGAAAGTGTTGTGGATGTTGCCTTTGGGCCAGAGGATCACCTCCTGTTCAGCGCCCACAGCGATCGCGCCATCAAAGTCTGGAAATGGCAGGAAAAAGTCCGAAAAAATTAGGGACAAACAGTCGTTCGCCCCTAGCAAAATTTAGCAAATTTGTATTGAGCAACAACTGTAATGCACCAGAGTTTAAGGGGGATGCGTTTGCTGTGCTAATACAGTCTGCATAAGCTACGCCTGCGGTTGGAGTTACTCCGCGGCTGGGTAAACACTTACTTTTTTGCGACTCTTCCCAAAGCGTTCAAAGGTGACAATGCCATTTACCAGGGCAAACAAAGTGTCATCATTGCCCCGACCTACATTGTTTCCGGGATGAATTTTAGTGCCGCGTTGGCGCACCAAAATATTTCCCGCCTTGACCACCTGTCCGCCATAGCGTTTGACGCCCAGGCGCTGAGCATTAGAGTCGCGTCCGTTTCTGGTACTACCTGTTCCTTTCTTATGAGCCATGCTTGCCTCACCTTAGTTGTTTTTCTGTACGCCTGTGCAGTTTCTAGAATAGCCTTTTAGAAGCCGAAAGGGTTGGCGATCGCCTACTCCTCGGTTTCCGCTGCATCACTGGTTGCAGCCGCAGCCTTGGAATTGGCTCCCGAATTCCCTCCCAGACTGATGCTGTCGATCATCAGGCGAGTCAATTCCTGACGGTGCCCTTGTTTCTTGCGGGTTTTCTTTTTGGGTCGCATCTTGTAGACAATCACTTTCCGGCCCCGCAGGTGCCTCATGACTGTTGCTTCTACGATCGCCCCTTCTACCAGGGGTTGACCCACTTGAATTTCACCATCGCTTTCCACAAACAGAACCTTATCAATATTTACCTTCGCATCAGGTTCTGCGGCCAGTCGCTCTACATCGTAAAACCGTCCAGGCTCAACCCGCAGTTGTTTACCGCCTGTTTCAATAATTGCGTAAGTCATGAATTTACCTCAATGATTGCCGTACAGGTAGACAGTGAGCCAGATTGCTACACCGACTTTGTGTTTGACCTGATCCGAGCAGAAATATGGCCAGTCTTTAATTCTGCTGAATAGCTATCCCTTCTGTCAAGCACTTTTGGCAACGGGAATGGCAGACAGCGGCAAAAATTTGCTGACTGCCATTTACCCGATCGCCATTTACCACTCTAGCTCAGCCGGAGATACCTTGTTTTCATTGCGCTGCAGCCGAATAATTTCACCACTCCGCATAGTTACCACGCGATCGGCCATAGCTGCGATTCCCGCATTGTGGGTAATCACAATTGTGGTGGTACCCAACTCCTGGTTTACTCGCTCCAACGCTTCCAGAACCAGTTTGCCAGTCTTGTAATCCAAGGCTCCGGTCGGTTCATCACACAGCAGCACTTCTGGACGTTTAGCGATCGCACGGGCAATGGCTACTCGTTGTTGTTCTCCGCCAGAAAGTTGGGAGGGAAAGTGATCCAGGCGATCGCCCAGTCCCACCAGATCAAGCGCCACTTCGGGACGCATGGGATACCGCACAATTTCTGTCACCAGGGCCACATTTTCCTGGGCTGTCAAACTGGGGATCAGGTTATAGAACTGGAAGATAAAGCCCACACAATCCCGGCGAAAGCGAGTCAGCTCGGCATCACTGGCATGGGTCAGATTTCGCTCATGGAAGAATACCTGGCCGCTCGTTGGGACATCCAATCCGCCCAAAATATTCAGCAACGTAGATTTACCACTGCCGGATGGCCCCAAAATCACGATGAATTCTCGATCGTACACATCCAGATCTACCGATCGCAGCGCAAAAACTTCTACCTCTCCCATTGTGTAGACCTTAGATAACCCCTGCACATGAAAACTCACTCCCACCGGGATGCTGGTTTCTAGAGCGGGGCGATCGCTGGGGCGGTGATTCCAAATCATCGCTTTTCACCTTCATGAGTGAGTTTCATCATAGAGGTCAGCTATAACCCCTATGACCATCAAAACAGATTTGTATCTCACCTGGTTCAGGAGTTACTTGATGAAACCAGAGGTAGAGTAACGGGTTGTTTCAGTTACACCCCGATCCTGCTTCTGTTGTAACAGGTGTTCTATCACAGCCAGAATTTGTTGCAACGTTAAATTTTTGCTCAAGCACGCATCCGCTTCAGAACAGATTTGTCCTGTCTCTTGCAAGCATTCTTCAGGAAAATAGGCAGAGATCAGTAGCAAAATGGGAGGTTGCCGTAACATCCTCCGGACTTGAGTAATGACCTCAGCCCCATCCATGCTGCGCTGATGACGACGAGCAGGAATTGAAAAGTCAATCAAAGCTAAATCAAATTTTTGTGACTCAGCCAGGAATTCATGAGCATTATTAAAAGTGGATACAGTAAAGTTTTTCTCTTGCAAAAAACGTTGTATTACAAAACACCACGTTTCATTGTCATCCACTACAGCGATTCTATACATGGTTATTAAATGGTTCAAGAGCAAGGAGAGCAGACTCCTGCTTTCTTATAACTGAGATTGAACTGAAGCTGAACTACCTTAAGTGGGAGATGTTGCGTAGAAGTTGAGGAGCAAACGCTGATTGACTGACAAATCTCCTGAACACCCGCTGCATCACCAGGAAATCAATTTCCTGGCTCATAGCCAAAGTCCTCTAAAGACGACTGGACAATAGTTTTAGTCTATTTGCATGGACTTGCGCTGTTAGCCCAAAATTTATTTTAGGGCGGGTTGACAACAGAGACTTGAGCCTTTCAGAACTTTTGTCAGTCAATCAGCCTCCATCCTCATTAAATGAGAAAAAGCAGAAAGATGACACTTCATCCTTCTGCTTTTAATTAGGGCTGGTAAGTCGATTTACACAGCAGCAAAGTAGTCCTTAGATTTCACGGGATCAGGATTCATGGTGGCATCACCGGGCTTCCAACCAGCGGGGCACACTTCATCTGGGTGAGATTGGACGTACTGAATGGCTTGCAGAGTCCGCAGGGTTTCATCCACGCTGCGACCAAAAGCCAGGTTGTTGATAGTTGCGTGTTGAATCACACCATCTTTGTCAATCAGGAACAGACCCCGCAGGGCGATCCCGGCATCAGTCAACACGTTGTAAGCAGTACTGATTTCCTTCTTGATATCAGAAACCAGTGGGTAATTGAGGTCGCCCACGCCACCAGATTTGCGATCGGTTTGAATCCAGGCGAGGTGAGAAAATTCACTATCGACAGAAACGCCCAGGATCTCGGTGTTCAGGTTCTTGAATTCCTCGTAGCGATCGCTAAAGGCCGTGATTTCCGTCGGGCAAACAAAGGTGAAGTCTAAAGGATAGAAGAACAGAACCACGTACTTGCCCCGGTAGTCAGACAACTTGATGGTCTTAAACTCTTGATCAACGACAGCCGTAGCTGTGAAATCGGGAGCCGATTGACCGACCCGCAAGCATCCTTCTTGAGTCATGAGATAGTAGTCTCCTTATAGTGGATTGCGTCGTTTTTACCTTGGTAGGAGCGCAGTCAAGGCTGCTGGCTATTCAATCAAGGCCAACAGGACTTACTGTATAAGTTACGAACAGTTACAACTATATCATAGTCATAACGATTTTGAGATAGTTACAGCAATTTGAGTCTGTCCACCCAGGATATGCATCCCCCAGAACAACGCACTCTCCTGTTCATTTGGAGGCCAGCCTGGAAATTGCGGGTCAAGTCTTTGCGTGGGGAACTAACGGCTACTAACGGCTACGGAACCTTTGGAATGTGTGTCAGAATTGAATTTCATTAATACGTAAGAGCGATCGATACGTGATTGAGGTAGAAGTCCATCAGCAACTTCGCGCATTTCTGCGGCAACAGGGCGAGTCAGACTGGCCCCACCATCTGACGATGGCTCGCCTGGTTGCCAGAGCGTTGCGGTTAGGCCGGAGTGCATTAATTCAGACCAGCGCGTTCTCTGGTTACCACGAACGCTATCGCTTGAGCTATTTGGTGCCAATCCTGATGTGGGATGGCCCAGTCATTTTAGTGGTTCCTGAGACTACCCAGCAGCGGTTGTTGATGGTGGAAATTCCCCAATTGCGCCAGTGGATTCCCATTAGCAAATCGATTCAGACGGGCGATCGCCTGCCTTCACCCGATTTTCAGGGAGTTCTGTTAGTGACCCCAGAGTCCTGGTTGAACGATCGCTTGCATCATCAAGGCCGCTTTCCCGACGAAATTCCTGTAATTCTGGATGGAGCAGATGATTTAGAAGCCTGGGTGCGCGAACAATTAACCGTTCATCTTCAGCCCAGCGATTGGGATCGCTTAATGCTGGCCTGTCCTGACCAGAGAGCAGCCATTCGGGATGCGCGGGTTCAGCTCACAAAAACAATCTTTCAGCATCCAGCCAATCCTTACGACTGCTATCTAATCGAGCCTTGCGAACAAACGATTCTGCGCGATCTATTTCTCACCCTGCAGCATTCAGCCGCTGCTCATCCCACTTATGCAGCCGTTCCTTTTTCCCATTTACCTGATCCCTGGCCTGCTTTCTGGCGATCGTTGCAACGACCAGAAGCCATGCTCTGGGCAGATTTATCCCGTGCTCATGGTTCCTTCTCGCTCTATTGTGGGCCTGCGGATGTTGCCTCGGATCTGGAACCCGTGTGGTCGCGGCAACCAATTGTTCTGGTGGGGGGTGCCCTCGATTTAGACGCAGATGCAACCGTCTATCGGCAACGGCTGGGACTGGGTGATTTAACCTGTCTCAAGTTTTCTCCCGATCGGCAAGAAGAATTAATTCATTTGTACTTGCCAGAAAAGCTGCCCATGCCCAATACCCCTCAGTTTCAGGCAGCTTTACTGCAGGAAATGCATACCTTACTCAGCCTGAGTGCTGGGGTACAGGGATTAACCGTCCTGCTGGTGGGCGATACTCCCTTGAAAGCTCAGGTCGGTTCAATCCTGGCTTCCGAATTTGGGTCGAGAGTGCAGGTCGAGCGCACCTGCCTGGATGACAACGCAATTCTGGTGACGGGCTGGGAATTCTGGCGGCAACACCAGCACGTCCTGCCGTCTCCCCATTTACTCGCGATCGCCACCCTGCCCATTCCCTCCCTGGAACATCCCTTAGTCGCAGGACGAGTGGCTTACTACAAAAAATTGCGCCAGGACTGGTTTCGCCTGTATCTACTGCCAGAAGCCTTGAGTGAATTGCAACGGGCGATCGCTCCAGTCCGAGATTGTCAGGGAGTGGTGGCCCTGTTAGATAGCCGAGTGGTTCACCGTAGTTATGGACATCAGGTTCTGTCTGCCCTCACTCCTCTGGCTCGGATCAACTATTTAGATCTCAGTCTGTTTCCCCGATCGGATTACTCCATTTTTGAGTGATATTTTTCCGGGACGATCGAGCAGAGCCACGCGCTATCATCAACTATGCAAACTACTTGAATAAGTCATTAACAATGGGCGACTCGAAGCGACGGAAAGAAACCTTAGGAGAAAAGTACGGGCAAGAACCCAACATTCTTCCCTGGATTCCCATTTCTAAAACTCAAGCCACTCAGTTCGTGAAATGGAGTACTCGGGGAGCCTGGGTTGGGATTGGATTACTGGTGGTCTGGTGGATTACCGTCCGTTTTTTGGGGCCAGCGTTTGGCTGGTGGCAGGTGAGCTAACCCTGCTTAGGAGTGGCAATCACTCGAGATTTGGCTACAGACTGATAGCCTGTAGCCGGATACTGATCAACGTGCTGAAAGATGGCTATAGGCGCAACAATTCGGCAACTAAAAAATTCGATCGCGGCTCGTTGATCTGGATAAATCAAAACCTTGGGGGAAAGGTCTTTAGGCGGAGTAGTGTGCCATTGCCACGCAACTTGAGCAGGTACGGCATTAATTAACCGATGGTGTGTCCAGTCCTGTCGCTTGCCAGAGGCTCCGAACTCCCGTAACTCCCGCTGCAGGAGAGACGCAATCACAAACGATAGGGCAGAGCGATCGCCGTCGATCGCCTCCATCACATGAGCCAGAGCCCCTGCAGGCTGAGGCGGCGAATCCTTTAGATCCTGATCTAAAACCGCTTGTAATTGAGCCGTTGTACTCAGGGCTTCGGGAACCGCCCATGTTGTCCCCATCCCCTCATTCGGAAGCCGGGATAAATAGGTGACAAGTCTGATGCCCGGTTTTAACCGCAGACCAGGTAGCTTCAGCAATGCAGATCCCGGATTAACTGTGCTGACAAACCATTTCCCTCTCAAATTGGGAGCATGGGTTTCTAATTCCGGCGTCCCCCCGAAATTAAATAGTCCTCCCAATTCGGCAAGAGAGCCTGGCTCCGGAGGTTCCTCCTCATCCATTGGCGCTTGCAATCGAGGATTGTCTTCTCCTGCAGGCAGCACCAGAGCACTTTTGAGATACTGCCGGATCTTGTGTAATGTTTCGAGAGGCACTGTTTGAATGGACATAAAAAGTAGTTAGGCGAATATTCGGTTGTAGAGATGTTCTGCAGAAATGTCTCTACCCATAAAACCAATAGATTTGAAACGCCAGGTGACATTGGCAAGAGTGAGTGGAATCAATAGAGTGTGCCCATTATTCGCCCATCTCTTGT from Leptodesmis sichuanensis A121 includes:
- a CDS encoding ABC transporter ATP-binding protein, with the translated sequence MIWNHRPSDRPALETSIPVGVSFHVQGLSKVYTMGEVEVFALRSVDLDVYDREFIVILGPSGSGKSTLLNILGGLDVPTSGQVFFHERNLTHASDAELTRFRRDCVGFIFQFYNLIPSLTAQENVALVTEIVRYPMRPEVALDLVGLGDRLDHFPSQLSGGEQQRVAIARAIAKRPEVLLCDEPTGALDYKTGKLVLEALERVNQELGTTTIVITHNAGIAAMADRVVTMRSGEIIRLQRNENKVSPAELEW
- a CDS encoding carbohydrate ABC transporter permease — protein: MTNSLRSQEQRTGLYLLLPAVIVLLLVFAYPIGRSIWLGFFAQNLGTELQPIFVGLDNYIRILGDAHFWQTFGITFRFTVISVLVELILGMAIALVLDRAFRGRDVVRTIALLPWALPTALIALGWTWIFNDQFGIANDILLRLGLIKDGINWLGEPFTATLALIVADVWKTTPFISILLLAGLQSIPVDLYEAYAIEGASPWQRFWQITLPLLMPQIVVAALFRFAQAFGIFDLVQVMTGGGPGGATEVVSLYIYANALRYLDFGYASALIIVTFLVLVLAIALCSLAISRTRNHSGEV
- a CDS encoding serine/threonine-protein kinase, with the protein product MTYCLNPDCPKPRNPQTAKVCRSCGAKLHLKDRYRAIAAIGQGGFGRTFLAIDEDKPSRPRCVIKQFLPIAQDPRSLKKAANLFAQEAVRLEELGHHPQIPELLAYFNQEGQQYLIQEFIDGRNLADRVVEQGPFSEAQVRQVLTSLLPVLDFVHSHKVIHRDIKPGNLISPTGLAGRRSFPQPGQPDWTGLQQALATEIAQGFRNFSTSTYRFSEVISLSLAYPPRDLTIALYQRTQQLAMQFARYASLPPLQRQYLVTEATRLLAEIRQLYGTNSAQTSLGRLVLVDFGAAKSVKGLEFLQTGTKIGSPEYAAPEQARGKAVFSSDLYGLGVTCIHLLTQRSPYDLFDSHHNSWVWRNYLPTPISDSLGHILDRLLEAAIPRRYQSAAEVLQDLEATAIASPAAAVAVSPLNLQAASPVPPISLQAAVPQPLVAHRQRNGSLEAFPQPSFQIAPRPRLPFPEDVEPIAPSITEESPLPEPLLRSGWQCLHSVESPGRVYAIATSSTDPLLVSSSGNALKLWDRETLQPLRTLTGHLDIIPALVVSADGKLLVSGSADKTISLWELPLGRRLSTLAVHADTVLALAISANGQLLASSSFYDPITIWDLHNRQKRHGLLGHSARIDALAFSPNGEILASGSGDRTIKLWNVDTGEEIRTLEGHTNQITDLAFSPDGNTLVSSSWDGTVRFWNLKTRRPGRILDLESGRVNAIAFSSDGKKLAIASNTLQVWTLPGKKVIVFSKPTESVVDVAFGPEDHLLFSAHSDRAIKVWKWQEKVRKN
- a CDS encoding response regulator → MYRIAVVDDNETWCFVIQRFLQEKNFTVSTFNNAHEFLAESQKFDLALIDFSIPARRHQRSMDGAEVITQVRRMLRQPPILLLISAYFPEECLQETGQICSEADACLSKNLTLQQILAVIEHLLQQKQDRGVTETTRYSTSGFIK
- a CDS encoding peroxiredoxin gives rise to the protein MTQEGCLRVGQSAPDFTATAVVDQEFKTIKLSDYRGKYVVLFFYPLDFTFVCPTEITAFSDRYEEFKNLNTEILGVSVDSEFSHLAWIQTDRKSGGVGDLNYPLVSDIKKEISTAYNVLTDAGIALRGLFLIDKDGVIQHATINNLAFGRSVDETLRTLQAIQYVQSHPDEVCPAGWKPGDATMNPDPVKSKDYFAAV
- a CDS encoding ATP-dependent DNA helicase; amino-acid sequence: MIEVEVHQQLRAFLRQQGESDWPHHLTMARLVARALRLGRSALIQTSAFSGYHERYRLSYLVPILMWDGPVILVVPETTQQRLLMVEIPQLRQWIPISKSIQTGDRLPSPDFQGVLLVTPESWLNDRLHHQGRFPDEIPVILDGADDLEAWVREQLTVHLQPSDWDRLMLACPDQRAAIRDARVQLTKTIFQHPANPYDCYLIEPCEQTILRDLFLTLQHSAAAHPTYAAVPFSHLPDPWPAFWRSLQRPEAMLWADLSRAHGSFSLYCGPADVASDLEPVWSRQPIVLVGGALDLDADATVYRQRLGLGDLTCLKFSPDRQEELIHLYLPEKLPMPNTPQFQAALLQEMHTLLSLSAGVQGLTVLLVGDTPLKAQVGSILASEFGSRVQVERTCLDDNAILVTGWEFWRQHQHVLPSPHLLAIATLPIPSLEHPLVAGRVAYYKKLRQDWFRLYLLPEALSELQRAIAPVRDCQGVVALLDSRVVHRSYGHQVLSALTPLARINYLDLSLFPRSDYSIFE
- a CDS encoding DUF2839 domain-containing protein encodes the protein MNKSLTMGDSKRRKETLGEKYGQEPNILPWIPISKTQATQFVKWSTRGAWVGIGLLVVWWITVRFLGPAFGWWQVS
- the rplU gene encoding 50S ribosomal protein L21, translating into MTYAIIETGGKQLRVEPGRFYDVERLAAEPDAKVNIDKVLFVESDGEIQVGQPLVEGAIVEATVMRHLRGRKVIVYKMRPKKKTRKKQGHRQELTRLMIDSISLGGNSGANSKAAAATSDAAETEE
- the rpmA gene encoding 50S ribosomal protein L27; its protein translation is MAHKKGTGSTRNGRDSNAQRLGVKRYGGQVVKAGNILVRQRGTKIHPGNNVGRGNDDTLFALVNGIVTFERFGKSRKKVSVYPAAE
- a CDS encoding winged helix-turn-helix domain-containing protein; protein product: MSLKLMTNAVKRLGYSGQRPRPHHAQADRAAQAAFKKLATAG
- a CDS encoding translation initiation factor; its protein translation is MASSKDKSAKATERVVYREFGSSDNADALERGTPDLPPNQQNIRVEASSKGRKGKTVTILRGFQCSPDKLADLLKKLKTQCGAGGTIKDNEIEIQGDHKQKIIQYLIQQGYKAKGSGG